One genomic window of Paenisporosarcina antarctica includes the following:
- a CDS encoding sensor histidine kinase, producing the protein MSKPIKRPSIQTYWTSRYLVTLIFGLFIIGFLAVLWIRQTTLSHNLDLTRIVVNEMADRAVSDSGNFNDDPRFLSILERRGEAFPIETRPLTYVVNSDGTVLFHQQGPGRRNETDTKMIPTYIFEKTEVKFELNGEVAYAVSAPILDDSETTGYIVMIQRKQDLLNTNQEYRLLFIMLASIGLLGYGVIFYLAKQLAKPIRRVAFAAQQIERGSYEISLPSSKEIKEEEISDLVDAFKTMSSRLSHLEELRSELLAGVSHDLKTPVTSISGLLQAVNEEVVTGDEAKEFIEISLKETQRLQHMIDSLLDFNSFAAGGIPIYPTKTQLFPFVSEIMKQWQTTVTDIDMTIDIKNPLNELEASIDPIKVEQILINLAQNARHAIKADGQIKVNFINNEHSVEIQLQDNGSGIPQDEHPFIFERFYRGNDKKLQIRGLGLGLSYSRMIALAHGGDLRLVESSNKGSIFSLTLPKK; encoded by the coding sequence ATGTCGAAACCAATTAAGAGACCATCCATTCAAACTTATTGGACTTCTCGATACCTCGTTACATTAATTTTCGGTCTTTTTATTATCGGGTTTTTAGCTGTTTTATGGATTCGCCAAACCACTCTATCACACAACTTAGATTTAACCCGAATTGTGGTCAATGAAATGGCCGATCGAGCGGTTTCGGATAGCGGGAATTTTAATGATGATCCTCGTTTTTTATCTATTCTAGAACGACGTGGTGAGGCATTTCCTATTGAAACGCGACCTTTAACTTATGTTGTTAATTCCGATGGCACAGTTCTTTTTCATCAACAAGGTCCTGGACGACGTAATGAAACCGATACTAAAATGATCCCTACTTATATTTTCGAAAAAACTGAAGTGAAGTTTGAACTTAATGGAGAAGTCGCCTACGCAGTCAGTGCGCCTATTTTAGACGATTCAGAAACTACCGGATATATCGTCATGATTCAACGAAAGCAAGATTTACTAAACACGAATCAAGAATATCGATTACTCTTTATCATGCTGGCTTCAATTGGATTACTTGGCTACGGAGTCATTTTTTATTTAGCTAAACAATTAGCAAAACCCATTAGAAGGGTTGCTTTTGCCGCTCAACAAATTGAACGAGGCTCTTATGAAATTTCTTTACCTTCAAGTAAGGAAATTAAAGAAGAAGAAATAAGTGATTTAGTCGACGCATTTAAAACCATGTCTTCTCGTCTCTCACACTTAGAAGAATTAAGGTCTGAGTTGCTAGCGGGTGTATCTCATGATTTGAAAACACCTGTCACTTCTATTAGTGGTTTGTTACAAGCTGTAAACGAGGAAGTCGTCACTGGAGATGAGGCGAAGGAATTTATCGAGATATCCTTAAAGGAAACACAACGTCTACAGCACATGATTGACTCCCTTCTAGATTTCAACTCATTCGCTGCGGGTGGAATTCCTATCTATCCGACGAAAACACAGTTATTTCCTTTTGTTTCTGAAATAATGAAGCAATGGCAAACAACAGTGACAGACATTGATATGACCATTGACATTAAAAATCCATTAAATGAACTCGAAGCATCCATTGATCCGATAAAAGTAGAACAAATCCTTATCAACTTGGCTCAAAACGCTCGTCATGCCATAAAAGCTGATGGACAAATCAAGGTAAATTTTATTAATAATGAACACAGTGTTGAGATTCAATTACAAGATAATGGTTCGGGCATTCCTCAAGACGAACACCCCTTTATTTTCGAACGCTTTTATCGAGGGAACGATAAGAAGTTACAAATTCGGGGACTTGGATTAGGGCTCTCTTACTCTCGCATGATTGCTCTTGCACATGGTGGAGATTTACGATTAGTTGAAAGCTCAAACAAAGGCTCTATTTTCAGTTTAACTTTACCTAAAAAATAG
- a CDS encoding RNA polymerase sigma factor: MTTDERLIIRLSNQEQQSLVDLYDRYSQLLWKISYRAVADDAICEQILRQVFQDVWARPHDFNIGKKLSILLVECCQSKIRLLTMQKSS, translated from the coding sequence ATGACTACAGATGAGCGTTTAATTATCAGACTTTCTAACCAGGAACAACAGTCTTTGGTGGATTTATATGACCGTTATTCTCAACTATTATGGAAAATTTCGTACCGCGCTGTTGCTGATGATGCCATCTGTGAGCAAATTTTACGCCAAGTGTTTCAAGATGTGTGGGCGAGACCACATGACTTTAATATTGGGAAAAAGTTATCCATTCTGTTAGTTGAGTGTTGCCAATCAAAAATCAGATTACTTACGATGCAAAAGTCCTCTTAA
- a CDS encoding amino acid ABC transporter ATP-binding protein, which produces MLKGTNIHKSFGDLEVLKGIDLEVAPSEVVVLVGVSGSGKSTLLRCFNFLERINEGTIEIDGHLVNPKNDKLSKIRAEVGMVFQHFNLFPHMTVLENVIEAPMIVKKMKKADAITLAKQLLEKVGLSDKADVYPSKLSGGQKQRVAIARSLAMEPKVLLFDEPTSALDPELVGEVLAVMQQLAQEGMTMIVVTHEMKFARNVANRIIMLDEGRIIESADPETFFGNPTHERTRQFIQLVD; this is translated from the coding sequence ATGTTAAAAGGGACGAATATTCATAAATCGTTTGGCGATTTAGAAGTATTAAAAGGCATTGATCTCGAAGTCGCTCCTTCTGAAGTGGTCGTTCTGGTCGGGGTTAGTGGGTCAGGTAAAAGTACATTGCTTAGATGCTTTAACTTTTTAGAACGTATTAATGAAGGAACCATCGAAATTGATGGACACTTAGTCAACCCAAAGAATGATAAGCTCTCAAAAATTCGAGCTGAAGTAGGAATGGTGTTCCAACACTTTAACTTATTCCCACATATGACGGTATTAGAAAATGTCATAGAAGCGCCGATGATTGTGAAGAAGATGAAGAAAGCCGATGCCATTACCTTGGCGAAACAGCTGCTTGAAAAAGTCGGATTGTCTGATAAAGCAGATGTGTATCCGAGTAAACTATCAGGTGGACAAAAACAGCGTGTTGCCATCGCCCGCTCACTCGCGATGGAACCAAAAGTATTATTATTCGATGAACCCACGTCAGCACTCGACCCGGAATTAGTGGGAGAAGTGTTGGCAGTTATGCAGCAATTAGCGCAAGAAGGCATGACCATGATCGTCGTGACGCATGAAATGAAGTTCGCACGTAATGTAGCTAATCGCATCATTATGCTGGATGAAGGACGTATCATTGAGTCCGCTGATCCAGAGACATTCTTTGGAAATCCAACGCACGAACGAACAAGACAATTCATTCAGTTAGTCGATTAA
- a CDS encoding amino acid ABC transporter permease produces the protein MELLKTVVEVFLRTYPGFLEATLTTLQITAVALVLGTSLGLIFALMKISRSKILQTIANLYITIIRGTPLIVQIMFLYFGITTLIVLSGFWAGAIALGIHNGAYIAEIFRGAIQGIDKGQREASSSLGMTRTQSMRRIVFPQALKRSIPPLGNQFIITLKDSSLVYIIGVSELFSIANREAAQSFQSLETYLVVGVYYLVLVMIFTYLLKLYENKLNVDK, from the coding sequence ATGGAACTTTTAAAAACGGTAGTTGAAGTCTTTTTGCGAACGTATCCAGGTTTCCTAGAAGCGACACTCACCACCTTGCAAATTACGGCTGTCGCTCTCGTTTTAGGTACATCTCTCGGGTTAATCTTTGCACTAATGAAAATTTCACGCTCCAAAATACTACAAACAATTGCTAATTTATACATTACGATTATTCGAGGTACACCGTTAATTGTCCAAATTATGTTTTTATATTTTGGGATTACGACACTCATCGTCCTCTCGGGTTTCTGGGCAGGAGCGATTGCACTCGGTATTCATAACGGGGCATACATCGCGGAGATTTTCCGTGGAGCTATACAAGGGATTGATAAAGGGCAGCGTGAAGCGAGTAGCTCACTAGGAATGACAAGAACGCAAAGTATGCGTCGTATTGTTTTCCCGCAAGCTTTAAAACGCTCGATTCCGCCGCTTGGTAATCAGTTTATTATTACATTGAAAGATTCATCTTTAGTTTATATTATTGGGGTGTCAGAGTTATTCTCCATCGCAAACCGTGAAGCAGCGCAGTCATTCCAATCATTAGAAACGTATTTAGTGGTCGGGGTGTATTATTTAGTGCTCGTGATGATCTTCACCTATTTATTGAAACTGTATGAAAACAAACTAAATGTCGACAAATAA
- a CDS encoding transporter substrate-binding domain-containing protein, translated as MKKKFSFLTAVAATAMLIAGCGSDKEETTDSAGSGEESGYNLKEDGKLTYASSGLYKPFNYEEAGELTGFDVEIGAAIAEKMGLEPNPITTPWETITQSLLASNFDVIIGSMAITAERAERVNFSDPYYYSGGMIFVPEGSDEITSAEDLEGKRIGVVAQSTYDTAAKGYTDDVKYYNSDVVALNDLTVEGRLDAVITADVVGFEAIAAGLEIKDVGEPLWIEQAAVALRKEDKELLEGINKAIEEIVADGTYEEISNKWFERNLLDVDLEGIDILN; from the coding sequence ATGAAAAAGAAGTTCTCATTTTTAACTGCAGTCGCTGCTACAGCTATGTTAATCGCAGGTTGCGGAAGTGATAAAGAAGAAACGACAGATAGCGCTGGGTCAGGCGAAGAGTCAGGATATAACTTAAAAGAAGATGGCAAGTTAACATACGCTTCAAGTGGTTTATACAAACCATTTAACTATGAAGAAGCTGGTGAACTTACTGGTTTTGACGTGGAAATCGGCGCAGCTATTGCCGAAAAAATGGGCTTAGAACCAAATCCAATCACAACCCCATGGGAAACCATTACACAATCTCTACTGGCTAGTAATTTTGATGTCATTATTGGATCAATGGCCATTACAGCTGAACGTGCAGAACGCGTAAACTTCTCAGATCCTTACTACTACTCGGGTGGGATGATTTTCGTGCCAGAAGGTAGTGATGAAATCACTTCTGCAGAAGATTTAGAAGGTAAACGAATCGGTGTTGTTGCACAAAGTACGTACGATACTGCGGCAAAAGGATATACGGATGATGTTAAGTACTATAATAGTGATGTTGTGGCGTTAAATGATTTAACGGTTGAAGGCCGATTAGATGCCGTCATTACAGCGGACGTAGTTGGTTTTGAAGCCATTGCAGCTGGGTTGGAAATTAAAGATGTAGGCGAACCATTGTGGATTGAACAAGCGGCAGTGGCTTTACGTAAAGAAGATAAGGAATTATTAGAAGGTATTAATAAAGCGATTGAAGAAATAGTGGCAGATGGCACATATGAAGAAATCTCAAACAAATGGTTCGAACGTAATCTTCTTGATGTTGATTTAGAAGGTATTGACATTCTGAATTAA
- a CDS encoding MurR/RpiR family transcriptional regulator: MKVLLHKIENSYNDFSAGQKRIADLFKENQIVLAFSSALEIGKKVGVSESTVIRWAQKLGFKGFSEFQHVIQKKLAKQRIEQVADEDTTEYTSQSIVKNLLDADIKSISHLKETMQEEQLLQVVDLISSAKKIYVTSNFFDYGLAYSFTHWMNMVLDHTELLMQGDVQYYFQLSKLTADDVVIAFAFPRYTKNVMETLQTAKEQGATVIVITDKKEAPVTQYGDEVLFVPVTTNLSIDSYTAVHALITSVMRFIYVKEHEKVKQNLARVEDMYERKAIFTSK, translated from the coding sequence ATGAAGGTATTACTGCATAAAATTGAAAATTCCTATAATGATTTTTCTGCAGGACAAAAGAGGATTGCGGATTTGTTTAAAGAAAATCAAATCGTGTTAGCATTTTCTTCGGCTCTTGAAATTGGGAAAAAAGTAGGTGTCAGTGAATCAACCGTTATTAGGTGGGCACAGAAACTGGGGTTTAAAGGGTTTTCAGAATTTCAGCATGTCATTCAAAAAAAACTTGCAAAGCAACGTATTGAACAGGTAGCAGATGAAGATACAACGGAATATACGTCACAATCCATTGTGAAAAATTTGCTTGATGCAGATATTAAGAGCATTTCGCATTTGAAGGAAACCATGCAAGAAGAGCAGTTGCTTCAAGTTGTGGATTTGATTAGCTCAGCTAAGAAAATATATGTGACAAGCAACTTTTTCGATTACGGTTTAGCCTATTCGTTTACGCATTGGATGAACATGGTACTCGATCACACAGAACTGTTAATGCAGGGAGATGTGCAATACTATTTCCAACTATCTAAATTAACAGCAGATGATGTGGTCATTGCTTTTGCCTTTCCACGGTATACGAAAAATGTAATGGAAACATTGCAAACAGCAAAAGAACAAGGTGCAACGGTTATCGTTATCACTGATAAGAAAGAAGCCCCAGTCACCCAATATGGGGATGAAGTATTATTTGTACCAGTTACGACGAATTTAAGTATTGATTCCTACACAGCTGTTCATGCGTTAATAACTTCAGTCATGCGATTCATTTATGTGAAAGAACATGAGAAAGTAAAGCAAAATTTAGCGCGCGTTGAAGACATGTATGAACGGAAAGCTATTTTTACATCTAAATGA
- a CDS encoding 3D domain-containing protein, which produces MKKFSFVISFVLMFLVAFANDSEAAASVHTVKKGDTLYKISIKHKVSVNSIKSYNNLKSNLIIPNQKLNLKSKVVAKKSTPVKKVAKKSTPSRSNTKVAKEFMVSATAYTAFCKGCSGITKTGINLRKNPHLKVIAVDPKVIKLGTKVHVAGYGYAIAGDTGSAIKGNKIDLFIPNRTSALKWGRKTVKIKILK; this is translated from the coding sequence TTGAAAAAATTTAGTTTTGTAATAAGTTTTGTACTAATGTTCCTCGTCGCATTTGCCAATGATTCGGAGGCTGCAGCTTCTGTCCACACAGTTAAAAAAGGTGATACTTTATATAAAATTTCTATAAAGCACAAAGTTTCGGTTAATAGTATAAAATCATATAATAATTTGAAATCAAACTTAATTATACCAAATCAAAAGTTGAATTTAAAATCAAAAGTAGTAGCTAAAAAATCAACACCAGTTAAAAAAGTAGCGAAAAAATCAACACCTTCTCGATCAAATACTAAGGTTGCCAAAGAATTTATGGTCTCAGCGACAGCGTACACAGCTTTTTGTAAAGGATGTTCAGGAATAACGAAGACAGGAATTAATTTAAGAAAAAATCCACACTTAAAAGTTATTGCCGTTGATCCAAAAGTGATTAAACTTGGTACTAAAGTACATGTAGCAGGTTACGGGTATGCTATCGCCGGAGATACTGGGAGTGCAATTAAAGGAAATAAAATTGATTTGTTTATTCCAAACCGCACAAGCGCTCTAAAATGGGGACGCAAAACGGTGAAAATTAAAATCTTAAAATAA
- a CDS encoding NAD(P)/FAD-dependent oxidoreductase: MKDCTIVGGGPAGLNAALVLGRARRRVILVDSNNARNKVTFASHGFLTRDGVKPAELRELAHQEFTRYPMIETLEDKVVEIAKVDEGFLIKTQRGQQWKSRKVILATGVYEKFPNIPNLSDFYGNSIFNCPYCDGWELRDKPLALFGIVDYTLHMSKVLLNWSKDIVIFTNGQKLTKSQVKQIEKTELRVETSPVHLLIGKKGMLEKVELVNGTVIERAGGFATPELFQTTKLGTLLGIKLNDTGGHHSDEVGNTKITGFFVAGEASNVYPSQLIIAAASGVKTAMAVNVELTHDGILGSED, from the coding sequence ATGAAAGATTGTACAATCGTTGGTGGTGGTCCAGCTGGGTTAAATGCAGCGTTAGTATTAGGGCGAGCGAGAAGACGTGTGATTTTGGTTGATAGCAATAATGCGCGTAATAAAGTGACGTTTGCTTCACACGGATTCCTGACACGAGACGGAGTAAAACCAGCCGAACTTCGAGAGTTGGCTCATCAAGAGTTCACTAGATACCCAATGATTGAAACACTGGAAGATAAAGTAGTCGAAATTGCTAAAGTGGATGAAGGATTTTTGATTAAAACGCAAAGAGGCCAACAATGGAAGTCGCGAAAAGTAATTCTTGCAACAGGTGTATATGAAAAATTCCCTAATATCCCAAACTTAAGCGACTTCTATGGAAACAGTATATTCAACTGTCCTTATTGCGATGGATGGGAACTACGAGATAAGCCCCTAGCTTTATTTGGGATCGTAGACTATACGCTCCATATGTCGAAAGTGCTACTTAATTGGTCAAAGGATATTGTCATTTTTACAAATGGACAAAAACTTACCAAGAGCCAAGTAAAACAAATTGAGAAAACTGAGTTGAGAGTGGAAACGAGTCCGGTACATCTTCTTATTGGGAAAAAGGGAATGCTAGAAAAAGTTGAACTTGTTAACGGAACAGTAATAGAGCGAGCGGGTGGGTTTGCCACGCCAGAACTTTTCCAAACGACCAAACTTGGTACACTTCTGGGTATTAAATTAAACGATACGGGTGGACATCATTCAGATGAAGTGGGAAACACGAAAATAACAGGATTTTTTGTTGCAGGTGAGGCATCAAATGTCTATCCATCCCAATTAATTATCGCTGCCGCAAGTGGAGTGAAGACAGCAATGGCTGTCAATGTTGAATTAACCCATGACGGTATATTAGGTAGTGAAGATTAA